A portion of the Malania oleifera isolate guangnan ecotype guangnan chromosome 3, ASM2987363v1, whole genome shotgun sequence genome contains these proteins:
- the LOC131151930 gene encoding ammonium transporter 1 member 1, whose translation MASMTCSADQLAPLFGANTTNATAAASYICDQFAAVSTNFTNTGYAVDTTYLLFSAYLVFSMQLGFAMLCAGSVRAKNTMNIMLTNVLDAATGGLFYYLFGFAFAFGTPSNGFIGRHNFALKSFPSSNFDYSYFLYQWAFAIAAAGITSGSIAERTQFVAYLIYSSFLTGFVYPVASHWIWSVDGWASASNLGNLLFGSGVIDFAGSGVVHLVGGIAGLWGAFIEGPRIGRFDHTGRSVALRGHSASLVVLGTFMLWFGWYGFNPGSFVKIMVPYDTTGGYYGQWSAIGRTAVTTTLAGCTAALTTLFGKRFLSGHWNVTDVCNGLLGGFAAITAGCSVVEPWAAIICGFVAAVVLIACNKIAEKVKYDDPLEAAQLHGGCGAWGIIFTALFAKEEFVNQVYPGKPGRPYGLFMGGGGRLLGAHIIQILVIIGWVSATMGPLFFVLHKLKLLRISPEDETAGMDLTRHGGFAYAYQDEDVDDPQKGMKMRRIEPAGSLSS comes from the coding sequence ATGGCGAGCATGACCTGTTCCGCCGACCAACTCGCCCCTCTCTTCGGAGCAAACACCACCAACGCCACGGCCGCCGCCTCTTACATCTGCGACCAGTTCGCCGCCGTGTCCACCAACTTCACCAACACCGGCTACGCCGTCGACACCACCTACCTCCTCTTCTCCGCCTACCTCGTCTTCTCCATGCAACTCGGCTTCGCCATGCTCTGCGCCGGCTCCGTCCGAGCCAAGAACACCATGAACATCATGCTCACCAACGTACTCGACGCCGCCACCGGCGGCCTCTTCTACTACCTTTTTGGCTTCGCCTTCGCCTTCGGCACCCCCTCCAACGGCTTCATCGGCCGCCATAACTTCGCCCTCAAGTCCTTCCCCTCCTCCAACTTCGACTACAGCTACTTCCTCTACCAGTGGGCCTTCGCCATTGCCGCCGCCGGCATCACCAGCGGCTCTATCGCCGAGCGCACTCAGTTCGTCGCTTACCTCATCTACTCCTCCTTCCTCACCGGCTTCGTCTACCCCGTCGCCTCCCACTGGATCTGGTCCGTCGACGGCTGGGCCAGCGCCAGCAACTTGGGCAATCTGTTATTCGGGTCCGGAGTCATCGACTTTGCTGGGTCGGGCGTGGTTCACTTGGTCGGCGGCATCGCCGGCCTCTGGGGCGCTTTCATCGAAGGCCCCAGAATCGGCCGGTTCGATCACACCGGCCGGTCCGTTGCCCTCCGCGGCCACAGCGCCTCGCTGGTGGTCCTCGGCACCTTCATGCTCTGGTTCGGGTGGTACGGGTTCAACCCGGGTTCGTTTGTCAAGATCATGGTTCCGTACGACACCACGGGCGGGTATTACGGCCAGTGGAGCGCGATCGGCAGGACCGCCGTGACAACCACCCTCGCCGGCTGCACCGCGGCCCTGACCACGCTCTTCGGAAAACGGTTTCTCTCCGGCCACTGGAACGTCACCGACGTCTGCAACGGTTTGCTCGGCGGGTTCGCGGCGATCACAGCCGGGTGCTCGGTGGTGGAGCCGTGGGCGGCCATTATCTGCGGGTTTGTGGCCGCGGTGGTCCTCATCGCCTGCAACAAAATCGCGGAAAAAGTAAAATACGACGACCCATTGGAGGCTGCGCAACTCCACGGAGGGTGCGGCGCGTGGGGGATCATATTCACGGCGCTGTTCGCGAAGGAGGAGTTCGTGAACCAAGTGTACCCGGGAAAACCGGGTCGGCCATACGGGTTGTTCATGGGAGGCGGGGGAAGACTATTGGGTGCTCACATAATCCAGATCCTGGTGATAATCGGGTGGGTGAGCGCCACAATGGGTCCATTGTTCTTCGTACTCCACAAACTGAAGCTTCTGAGGATATCGCCGGAAGATGAAACGGCGGGTATGGACTTGACCCGGCACGGAGGATTCGCTTATGCTTATCAAGATGAAGACGTTGATGATCCGCAAAAGGGAATGAAGATGAGGAGGATAGAGCCCGCAGGTTCACTCTCAAGCTaa